Proteins encoded together in one Accipiter gentilis chromosome 16, bAccGen1.1, whole genome shotgun sequence window:
- the LOC126046645 gene encoding zinc finger protein 43-like isoform X2 encodes MSVGQGTSEPADGNESDVFEIVLPITVLVLSDDEFLQGDAEEHAVSFPELKNTDEQEVDLNSGVFLKSNVALSNDSNGLSIWEENKTASNNDSHTEYSDEKWVAESVCNGSKSPLSDWCDAGKDKYGQNYVLPTSSCRTELTEITETSDGKEGDGDEGFQKIPPLLSSAGNEGRDETIKTSRRLTVAAISRHDEELVSVAGVLSDGGREEQPEIHKEMETIVEMEDPDSSENGDNEANNRKGSKFEDIILTSLLKHGLKEERKLTYKCSAPFLNRCSLTSEELLKGVGKPEMNASASAESNTTGEHIYKTLTPFPKKRYRQQNVVSPHEDPKEFQSQQTGLAWLSSSVTIKPFSKASCSINKHERLKCRFCSSVYKCSARLKKHVYSAHKDKKIHKCCFCKRTFFFSANLKNHLKFHKKMTRLQKARRSRINARKDRQRSKERKSDTKKKESKYEKFFIKIERDFTPLGVPVTFSCKLCLFASSNPRVFIHHVKGHKERPPYQCPQCDYSCISLSYLLNHMYWHAGYKLYQCRFCTFLSLYFASMVRHSYIHTGAKPYSCEFCQSAFTSTTGLKRHRRLHAGEETCQGQQIDAISERKRTQRPLKSYTCDECNVVFYTRGHLSLHKKFHEQFKATANGYTSQSSEHHKSKICKVASDSQDHVSLSLSGKENDCLSGGMLASEVDFEQAGDVQSSKKMCSGKKFPENGHGSNSLHITGNRSEVPLNSYKMDTVICKEEPLFNSKASDSQDQDDDAYNEFVENLKDTLPSSLSALKTYKCQHCSYATAVHSDFKLHLKMHRDERLYVCKECNKTFKTSNHLQKHSLIHIKNGYEFGHCLYADSHLENLELHHEIHVGLCPEGDFGSSAGSTSVHSLLGSEVCGVQPDVQWGKENDLLAQSQPQFYQCAECEYTTYILSNLELHVRTHTGEKPYTCSVCQKKFRTSSHLKRHKVTHFNMEHHKCRNCDYSTNKWLSLKQHLASHSCEESSSTGCVYNQKQLPVKTYTCEECGYSTSHNGNLKPHLRIHTGEKPFKCSQCAVAFRTSSHLKRHLLTHLKLHCRRCKFSTADKRAFQKHVKTHKKKYKCVNCNVMLPTKKLLEKHKRHHRLGI; translated from the exons ATGTCGGTGGGGCAGGGGACGTCGGAGCCGGCGGACGGTAACG AGTCGGATGTCTTTGAAATTGTTCTCCCCATCACCGTGCTTGTGTTGAGCGATGATGAATTTCTCCAAGGCGATGCCGAGGAGCACGCGGTATCGTTTCCCGAGTTGAAGAACACGGACGAGCAAGAGGTTGACTTGAACAGTGGCGTTTTCCTGAAAAGTAATGTGGCGCTTTCAAATGACAGTAACGGTTTAAgcatttgggaagaaaacaaaacagcttcaaaTAACGATAGTCATACGGAATACTCTGACGAAAAATGGGTTGCTGAGAGCGTGTGTAACGGATCAAAGTCACCTTTAAGTGATTGGTGTGATGCAGGCAAGGATAAATATGGTCAAAATTATGTGTTGCCTACATCGTCTTGCAGAACAGAGCTTACAGAGATAACTGAAACCAGTGACGGAAAAGaaggtgatggtgatgaaggCTTTCAGAAgattcctcctctcctttcttctgctgGCAACGAGGGTAGAGATGAGACCATCAAGACAAGCAGGCGGTTGACCGTGGCAGCGATATCCAGACATGACGAGGAACTTGTTAGTGTTGCAGGTGTTCTTTCTGATGGTGGTCGAGAGGAACAACCAGAGATCCACAAGGAGATGGAGACAATTGTTGAAATGGAAG ATCCTGATTCTTCAGAGAATGGAGACAATGAAGCTAATAACAGAAAGGGAAGCAAATTTGAAGATATAATTCTGACTTCTCTTTTGAAACATGGCTTGAAAGAAGAACGAAAACTTACTTATAAGTGTTCTGCTCCATTTCTTAATAGATGTTCTTTGACTTCAGAAGAACTGCTAAAAGGTGTAGGGAAACCAGAGATGAACGCTTCCGCTTCTGCTGAATCAAATACTACTGGAGAGCATATTTATAAGACATTAACACCATTTCCTAAAAAAAGGTACCGGCAACAAAATGTTGTTTCTCCTCATGAAGATCCAAAGGAATTCCAAAGCCAGCAGACAGGTTTAGCGTGGCTAAGTAGTAGTGTGACCATCAAACCTTTTTCTAAAGCATCTTGTTCTATAAATAAGCATGAAAGATTGAAGTGCAGGTTTTGTAGTTCTGTGTATAAATGCAGTGCCCGTCTAAAGAAGCATGTTTATTCAGCTCATAAAgataagaaaatacataaatgctgcttttgtaaaagaacctttttcttttctgccaacCTTAAGAATCACCTTAAATTTCATAAGAAAATGACTAGATTGCAAAAGGCAAGAAGAAGTAGAATAAATGCGAGAAAAGATAGGCAGAGatctaaagaaagaaaatctgacaccaagaaaaaagaaagtaaatatgagaaatttttcatcaaaattgAAAGGGACTTTACACCTCTGGGTGTTCCAGTTACTTTTTCCTGCaaactttgtttgtttgcttcatcAAACCCTAGAGTTTTTATTCATCACGTGAAGGGACATAAAGAGAGACCACCTTACCAGTGTCCTCAATGTGATTATTCCTGCATTAGCTTATCCTATCTTTTAAATCACATGTACTGGCATGCTGGGTATAAGCTGTACCAGTGCCGGTTTTGCACCTTTTTGTCGTTATATTTTGCAAGCATGGTAAGGCATAGCTACATACACACAGGGGCTAAACCATATTCCTGTGAGTTTTGCCAGTCAGCATTCACAAGCACCACTGGGTTAAAGAGACACAGAAGGTTACATGCAGGCGAAGAAACATGCCAAGGGCAGCAAATTGACGCCATAAGTGAAAGAAAGAGAACTCAAAGACCTTTAAAGAGTTATACATGTGATGAGTGTAACGTAGTGTTTTACACTAGAGGACATCTAAGCTTACATAAGAAATTCCATGAACAGTTTAAGGCTACTGCGAATGGTTATACGAGTCAGAGCAGTGAACATCATAAAAGCAAAATATGCAAAGTTGCCAGTGATTCCCAGGATCAtgtttctctgtctctttctggtAAAGAAAATGATTGTCTCAGTGGGGGGATGCTGGCTTCAGAAGTAGACTTTGAGCAGGCAGGTGATGTGCAGAGCAGTAAGAAAATGTGCTCTGGGAAGAAATTCCCTGAAAATGGCCATGGAAGTAACAGTTTACATATTACTGGGAACAGATCAGAAGTTCCTCTGAATTCATACAAAATGGACACTGTCATTTGCAAAGAGGAACCTCTCTTCAACTCCAAGGCCTCTGATTCACAAGATCAAGATGATGATGCATATAATGAATTTGTGGAAAACTTAAAGGATACGTTGCCTTCCAGTTTGTCTGCACTCAAAACGTACAAGTGCCAGCACTGCAGTTATGCTACTGCTGTTCATAGCGACTTTAAGCTGCACCTAAAAATGCATAGAGATGAAAGGCTATATGTATGTAAAGAATGCAATAAGACATTTAAAACATCAAACCATTTGCAGAAACACAGTCTTATTCATATAAAGAATGGATACGAGTTTGGCCATTGCCTCTATGCAGATAGCCATTTAGAGAATCTTGAATTGCATCATGAAATCCATGTAGGCCTGTGTCCAGAAGGAGATTTTGGTTCCTCAGCAGGTTCAACCAGTGTCCATTCCTTGCTTGGTTCAGAAGTCTGTGGAGTACAGCCAGATGTCCAGTGGGGCAAAGAAAATGATTTGCTAGCACAAAGTCAGCCACAGTTCTATCAGTGTGCAGAGTGTGAGTACACTACTTACATTTTAAGCAACCTTGAACTACATGTAAGAACTCACACAGGTGAGAAACCTTACACCTGCAGTGTTTGTCAGAAGAAGTTTCGTACTTCCAGTCACCTGAAAAGACACAAGGTCACCCATTTTAATATGGAGCATCACAAATGCAGGAACTGCGACTATTCAACAAACAAATGGCTGTCCTTGAAACAGCATCTGGCTTCACACTCTTGTGAGGAAAGCTCGTCTACTGGCTGTGTCTACAATCAAAAGCAGCTACCTGTCAAAACGTACACATGTGAAGAGTGTGGCTATTCCACATCCCACAATGGTAACTTGAAGCCACACTTGCGAATTCATACAGGGGAGAAGCCATTCAAGTGCAGTCAGTGCGCTGTTGCTTTCCGCACATCTAGCCACCTGAAACGTCACCTACTGACTCATTTAAAGTTGCACTGCAGAAGGTGTAAATTTTCTACGGCAGATAAACGTGCTTTCCAAAAGCatgtaaaaacacacaaaaaaaagtacaagTGTGTAAATTGTAATGTGATGCTGCCTACCAAAAAACTTTTGGAAAAGCATAAGCGGCATCATAGGCTTGGAAT ATAA
- the LOC126046645 gene encoding zinc finger protein 43-like isoform X1, which translates to MSVGQGTSEPADGNESDVFEIVLPITVLVLSDDEFLQGDAEEHAVSFPELKNTDEQEVDLNSGVFLKSNVALSNDSNGLSIWEENKTASNNDSHTEYSDEKWVAESVCNGSKSPLSDWCDAGKDKYGQNYVLPTSSCRTELTEITETSDGKEGDGDEGFQKIPPLLSSAGNEGRDETIKTSRRLTVAAISRHDEELVSVAGVLSDGGREEQPEIHKEMETIVEMEDPDSSENGDNEANNRKGSKFEDIILTSLLKHGLKEERKLTYKCSAPFLNRCSLTSEELLKGVGKPEMNASASAESNTTGEHIYKTLTPFPKKRYRQQNVVSPHEDPKEFQSQQTGLAWLSSSVTIKPFSKASCSINKHERLKCRFCSSVYKCSARLKKHVYSAHKDKKIHKCCFCKRTFFFSANLKNHLKFHKKMTRLQKARRSRINARKDRQRSKERKSDTKKKESKYEKFFIKIERDFTPLGVPVTFSCKLCLFASSNPRVFIHHVKGHKERPPYQCPQCDYSCISLSYLLNHMYWHAGYKLYQCRFCTFLSLYFASMVRHSYIHTGAKPYSCEFCQSAFTSTTGLKRHRRLHAGEETCQGQQIDAISERKRTQRPLKSYTCDECNVVFYTRGHLSLHKKFHEQFKATANGYTSQSSEHHKSKICKVASDSQDHVSLSLSGKENDCLSGGMLASEVDFEQAGDVQSSKKMCSGKKFPENGHGSNSLHITGNRSEVPLNSYKMDTVICKEEPLFNSKASDSQDQDDDAYNEFVENLKDTLPSSLSALKTYKCQHCSYATAVHSDFKLHLKMHRDERLYVCKECNKTFKTSNHLQKHSLIHIKNGYEFGHCLYADSHLENLELHHEIHVGLCPEGDFGSSAGSTSVHSLLGSEVCGVQPDVQWGKENDLLAQSQPQFYQCAECEYTTYILSNLELHVRTHTGEKPYTCSVCQKKFRTSSHLKRHKVTHFNMEHHKCRNCDYSTNKWLSLKQHLASHSCEESSSTGCVYNQKQLPVKTYTCEECGYSTSHNGNLKPHLRIHTGEKPFKCSQCAVAFRTSSHLKRHLLTHLKLHCRRCKFSTADKRAFQKHVKTHKKKYKCVNCNVMLPTKKLLEKHKRHHRLGM; encoded by the exons ATGTCGGTGGGGCAGGGGACGTCGGAGCCGGCGGACGGTAACG AGTCGGATGTCTTTGAAATTGTTCTCCCCATCACCGTGCTTGTGTTGAGCGATGATGAATTTCTCCAAGGCGATGCCGAGGAGCACGCGGTATCGTTTCCCGAGTTGAAGAACACGGACGAGCAAGAGGTTGACTTGAACAGTGGCGTTTTCCTGAAAAGTAATGTGGCGCTTTCAAATGACAGTAACGGTTTAAgcatttgggaagaaaacaaaacagcttcaaaTAACGATAGTCATACGGAATACTCTGACGAAAAATGGGTTGCTGAGAGCGTGTGTAACGGATCAAAGTCACCTTTAAGTGATTGGTGTGATGCAGGCAAGGATAAATATGGTCAAAATTATGTGTTGCCTACATCGTCTTGCAGAACAGAGCTTACAGAGATAACTGAAACCAGTGACGGAAAAGaaggtgatggtgatgaaggCTTTCAGAAgattcctcctctcctttcttctgctgGCAACGAGGGTAGAGATGAGACCATCAAGACAAGCAGGCGGTTGACCGTGGCAGCGATATCCAGACATGACGAGGAACTTGTTAGTGTTGCAGGTGTTCTTTCTGATGGTGGTCGAGAGGAACAACCAGAGATCCACAAGGAGATGGAGACAATTGTTGAAATGGAAG ATCCTGATTCTTCAGAGAATGGAGACAATGAAGCTAATAACAGAAAGGGAAGCAAATTTGAAGATATAATTCTGACTTCTCTTTTGAAACATGGCTTGAAAGAAGAACGAAAACTTACTTATAAGTGTTCTGCTCCATTTCTTAATAGATGTTCTTTGACTTCAGAAGAACTGCTAAAAGGTGTAGGGAAACCAGAGATGAACGCTTCCGCTTCTGCTGAATCAAATACTACTGGAGAGCATATTTATAAGACATTAACACCATTTCCTAAAAAAAGGTACCGGCAACAAAATGTTGTTTCTCCTCATGAAGATCCAAAGGAATTCCAAAGCCAGCAGACAGGTTTAGCGTGGCTAAGTAGTAGTGTGACCATCAAACCTTTTTCTAAAGCATCTTGTTCTATAAATAAGCATGAAAGATTGAAGTGCAGGTTTTGTAGTTCTGTGTATAAATGCAGTGCCCGTCTAAAGAAGCATGTTTATTCAGCTCATAAAgataagaaaatacataaatgctgcttttgtaaaagaacctttttcttttctgccaacCTTAAGAATCACCTTAAATTTCATAAGAAAATGACTAGATTGCAAAAGGCAAGAAGAAGTAGAATAAATGCGAGAAAAGATAGGCAGAGatctaaagaaagaaaatctgacaccaagaaaaaagaaagtaaatatgagaaatttttcatcaaaattgAAAGGGACTTTACACCTCTGGGTGTTCCAGTTACTTTTTCCTGCaaactttgtttgtttgcttcatcAAACCCTAGAGTTTTTATTCATCACGTGAAGGGACATAAAGAGAGACCACCTTACCAGTGTCCTCAATGTGATTATTCCTGCATTAGCTTATCCTATCTTTTAAATCACATGTACTGGCATGCTGGGTATAAGCTGTACCAGTGCCGGTTTTGCACCTTTTTGTCGTTATATTTTGCAAGCATGGTAAGGCATAGCTACATACACACAGGGGCTAAACCATATTCCTGTGAGTTTTGCCAGTCAGCATTCACAAGCACCACTGGGTTAAAGAGACACAGAAGGTTACATGCAGGCGAAGAAACATGCCAAGGGCAGCAAATTGACGCCATAAGTGAAAGAAAGAGAACTCAAAGACCTTTAAAGAGTTATACATGTGATGAGTGTAACGTAGTGTTTTACACTAGAGGACATCTAAGCTTACATAAGAAATTCCATGAACAGTTTAAGGCTACTGCGAATGGTTATACGAGTCAGAGCAGTGAACATCATAAAAGCAAAATATGCAAAGTTGCCAGTGATTCCCAGGATCAtgtttctctgtctctttctggtAAAGAAAATGATTGTCTCAGTGGGGGGATGCTGGCTTCAGAAGTAGACTTTGAGCAGGCAGGTGATGTGCAGAGCAGTAAGAAAATGTGCTCTGGGAAGAAATTCCCTGAAAATGGCCATGGAAGTAACAGTTTACATATTACTGGGAACAGATCAGAAGTTCCTCTGAATTCATACAAAATGGACACTGTCATTTGCAAAGAGGAACCTCTCTTCAACTCCAAGGCCTCTGATTCACAAGATCAAGATGATGATGCATATAATGAATTTGTGGAAAACTTAAAGGATACGTTGCCTTCCAGTTTGTCTGCACTCAAAACGTACAAGTGCCAGCACTGCAGTTATGCTACTGCTGTTCATAGCGACTTTAAGCTGCACCTAAAAATGCATAGAGATGAAAGGCTATATGTATGTAAAGAATGCAATAAGACATTTAAAACATCAAACCATTTGCAGAAACACAGTCTTATTCATATAAAGAATGGATACGAGTTTGGCCATTGCCTCTATGCAGATAGCCATTTAGAGAATCTTGAATTGCATCATGAAATCCATGTAGGCCTGTGTCCAGAAGGAGATTTTGGTTCCTCAGCAGGTTCAACCAGTGTCCATTCCTTGCTTGGTTCAGAAGTCTGTGGAGTACAGCCAGATGTCCAGTGGGGCAAAGAAAATGATTTGCTAGCACAAAGTCAGCCACAGTTCTATCAGTGTGCAGAGTGTGAGTACACTACTTACATTTTAAGCAACCTTGAACTACATGTAAGAACTCACACAGGTGAGAAACCTTACACCTGCAGTGTTTGTCAGAAGAAGTTTCGTACTTCCAGTCACCTGAAAAGACACAAGGTCACCCATTTTAATATGGAGCATCACAAATGCAGGAACTGCGACTATTCAACAAACAAATGGCTGTCCTTGAAACAGCATCTGGCTTCACACTCTTGTGAGGAAAGCTCGTCTACTGGCTGTGTCTACAATCAAAAGCAGCTACCTGTCAAAACGTACACATGTGAAGAGTGTGGCTATTCCACATCCCACAATGGTAACTTGAAGCCACACTTGCGAATTCATACAGGGGAGAAGCCATTCAAGTGCAGTCAGTGCGCTGTTGCTTTCCGCACATCTAGCCACCTGAAACGTCACCTACTGACTCATTTAAAGTTGCACTGCAGAAGGTGTAAATTTTCTACGGCAGATAAACGTGCTTTCCAAAAGCatgtaaaaacacacaaaaaaaagtacaagTGTGTAAATTGTAATGTGATGCTGCCTACCAAAAAACTTTTGGAAAAGCATAAGCGGCATCATAGGCTTGGAATGTAA